One window of the Zea mays cultivar B73 chromosome 3, Zm-B73-REFERENCE-NAM-5.0, whole genome shotgun sequence genome contains the following:
- the LOC103650920 gene encoding pentatricopeptide repeat-containing protein At3g21470, with protein sequence MANRARPLHAIYMTSSSHDPDKWAHLVKEYASQSLVREAALVYARNLPRRTHHQPLLPVLLKAAAASSPAELGLGKSLHAEALKSAFARDLLVGTTIVSMYCKCGALADARRAFDEMPDRNVISYNALLAGYAVAGDMDGALALFGGMRSWTHVTWATLIRGFAEKGDMAEARRWFEATPPGMRTVVTWTVLVQGYVCAGDMETAREVFDRMPARNAFVWSSMVTGYFKAGDAEEARAVFDRIPTRNLVNWNALIAGYAQIGCSEQALEAFHLMLQERVKPDEFTMASLLSACAQLGSLEQGKKVHDFINQEHIRKNHFVMNGLIDMYAKCGDLAHARYIFDSMRWKNNECWNTMISALASHGQSDEALHLFFQMERSGRKPNTITVLAVLGACTHGGFVDEGLQIFNKLDAYGVEAGVEHYGCLVDLLGRAGKLKEAYEIVNNMSEEPNEVIWGSLLGACRVHRDAEMSRLVTEEILRLHSFHASSNDAEYIMLANIMAASERWEQAEQMRRKMARRGVEKTPGCSSLELGIPGCQVYAGSRQ encoded by the coding sequence ATGGCCAACCGGGCGAGGCCACTCCACGCCATCTACATGACCAGCAGCTCCCATGACCCTGACAAGTGGGCGCACCTCGTCAAGGAGTACGCCTCGCAATCCTTGGTCCGGGAAGCCGCCCTCGTCTACGCCAGGAACCTGCCCCGCCGGACGCACCACCAGCCCCTCCTCCCCGTCCTCCTCAAGGCCGCCGCTGCCTCCTCCCCGGCCGAGCTAGGTCTCGGCAAGTCCCTCCATGCGGAGGCCCTCAAGTCCGCCTTTGCCCGCGATCTGCTCGTCGGCACCACGATCGTGTCGATGTACTGCAAGTGTGGCGCACTCGCCGACGCGCGCAGGGCGTTCGACGAAATGCCGGACCGGAACGTCATCAGTTACAACGCGCTTCTCGCCGGGTACGCCGTGGCGGGGGACATGGACGGTGCCCTGGCTCTGTTCGGTGGCATGCGCTCCTGGACGCACGTCACGTGGGCGACGCTGATCCGCGGGTTCGCGGAGAAGGGCGACATGGCGGAGGCTCGGAGGTGGTTCGAGGCCACGCCGCCGGGGATGCGGACCGTTGTCACGTGGACCGTGCTGGTGCAGGGCTACGTGTGCGCGGGGGACATGGAGACAGCGAGGGAGGTGTTCGACAGGATGCCCGCGAGGAACGCCTTTGTGTGGTCGTCGATGGTCACGGGATACTTCAAGGCCGGCGACGCCGAGGAGGCGCGGGCGGTGTTCGATAGGATCCCGACGCGGAACCTGGTGAACTGGAACGCGCTGATCGCCGGGTACGCGCAAATCGGGTGCAGTGAGCAGGCGCTTGAGGCTTTTCATTTGATGCTGCAGGAGAGGGTAAAACCGGACGAGTTCACCATGGCGAGCTTGCTTTCAGCGTGCGCGCAGCTCGGGTCGCTAGAGCAGGGGAAGAAAGTTCATGACTTCATTAACCAGGAGCATATCCGGAAGAACCACTTTGTGATGAACGGTTTGATAGACATGTATGCCAAGTGTGGTGACCTCGCGCACGCCCGATACATCTTTGATAGCATGAGATGGAAGAACAACGAATGCTGGAACACCATGATCTCCGCACTTGCAAGCCATGGTCAGAGCGATGAAGCACTCCACCTGTTCTTCCAGATGGAGCGCTCTGGGCGGAAGCCCAACACGATCACTGTTCTTGCCGTGCTTGGAGCTTGCACGCACGGAGGCTTCGTTGATGAAGGATTACAAATCTTCAACAAGCTCGATGCATATGGAGTTGAAGCGGGAGTGGAACATTACGGTTGCCTGGTCGATCTATTAGGCAGGGCTGGAAAACTGAAGGAAGCCTACGAGATTGTCAATAACATGTCTGAGGAACCCAACGAGGTGATCTGGGGGTCATTGCTTGGAGCTTGCAGAGTGCATCGTGATGCGGAAATGTCAAGATTGGTAACGGAGGAGATCCTTCGATTGCATTCTTTTCACGCGTCGTCTAACGATGCAGAGTACATCATGCTCGCAAATATCATGGCTGCATCAGAGAGGTGGGAGCAGGCAGAACAAATGAGGAGGAAAATGGCGCGACGTGGGGTTGAGAAGACTCCCGGCTGCAGTTCGCTTGAGCTTGGCATTCCAGGATGCCAAGTGTATGCAGGCAGTAGGCAGTAG